The uncultured Pseudodesulfovibrio sp. genome includes a region encoding these proteins:
- a CDS encoding aldo/keto reductase, translated as MLYRTMPKNGDKLSSLGFGCMRLPMVDGVIDEERAIAQIRQAIDAGVNYVDTAWPYHNGESEPLLGKALQDGYRDKVKIATKLPTWLIKSHDDMDTYLNAQLERLGTDHIDYYLIHALSGPSWKTIESLGGKAFLNKAMADRRIVNPGFSFHGLSEDFQPIVDAYPWVFCQIQYNFLDTDFQAGTKGLQYAASKDLGVIIMEPLRGGNLALPEPPQAVADIWDLAETKRTPAEWAFRWVWNHPEVTVVLSGMNDEEQVRENMGVADEAEADSLTRSELDLIKRVADTYRQLMQVGCTGCGYCMPCPAGVQIPTCFDMFNKMHMFGNETEAKRLYNSFASGSVLQRAPGFASQCVECGQCLEKCPQSIEIPEVLKRVAETME; from the coding sequence GTGCTTTACAGAACAATGCCGAAGAACGGCGACAAACTTTCCTCCCTCGGGTTCGGGTGCATGCGCCTGCCCATGGTAGACGGCGTTATCGACGAAGAACGGGCCATCGCCCAGATCCGTCAGGCCATCGACGCCGGGGTCAACTATGTGGACACGGCCTGGCCGTATCATAATGGCGAAAGCGAGCCGCTGCTCGGCAAGGCCCTGCAGGACGGCTATCGCGACAAGGTCAAGATCGCCACCAAGCTGCCTACCTGGCTGATCAAGAGCCATGATGACATGGATACCTATCTCAACGCTCAGCTGGAGAGGCTCGGCACCGATCATATCGACTACTATCTGATCCACGCCCTGTCCGGACCGTCCTGGAAGACCATCGAGAGCCTCGGCGGCAAGGCCTTTCTGAACAAGGCCATGGCGGACAGGCGCATCGTCAATCCCGGCTTCTCCTTCCACGGTTTGTCCGAGGATTTCCAGCCTATTGTTGATGCCTACCCGTGGGTTTTCTGCCAGATCCAGTACAACTTCCTGGACACCGATTTCCAGGCTGGCACCAAAGGGTTGCAATACGCGGCTTCCAAGGACTTGGGCGTCATCATCATGGAGCCTCTGCGAGGCGGCAACCTGGCGCTGCCCGAACCGCCCCAGGCCGTAGCGGACATCTGGGATCTGGCCGAGACCAAGCGCACCCCGGCCGAGTGGGCCTTCCGCTGGGTTTGGAACCATCCGGAGGTCACCGTGGTCCTCTCCGGCATGAACGATGAAGAGCAGGTCCGTGAAAACATGGGCGTGGCGGACGAGGCCGAAGCGGATTCCCTGACCCGGTCCGAACTGGACCTGATCAAGCGGGTGGCCGACACCTACCGCCAACTCATGCAGGTCGGCTGCACCGGCTGCGGCTACTGCATGCCCTGTCCGGCGGGCGTCCAGATCCCCACCTGTTTCGACATGTTCAACAAGATGCACATGTTCGGGAACGAGACCGAGGCCAAGCGGTTGTACAATTCCTTTGCCTCCGGTTCGGTCCTGCAACGGGCTCCCGGTTTCGCCTCCCAGTGCGTAGAGTGCGGACAGTGCCTGGAAAAGTGTCCTCAATCCATCGAAATCCCCGAGGTCCTCAAGCGGGTCGCCGAGACCATGGAATAG
- a CDS encoding ribonucleoside triphosphate reductase: MPSKILKRDGCIETWSTKRIGNAIFKALKGSGIKDPLLAERLAGKVAKKLKDVDVPEQEQVQDMVQEVLMEARLYKVAERYIIYREKRRELRSQDEAFLDIAKVTDGYLNNVDWRVNENSNMTHSFQGLILHMAGSVQARYMLEKYPEEVRLAHTHGYFHIHDLSFGLAGYCSGWSLRDLLLEGFNLRDRCSSTPAKHFDAACGQMVNFLGTLQNEWAGAQAFNNVDTYLAPFIRNDGLSYHDVKQQVQKLLHNLNATSRWGGQSPFTNFTLDFVPPAHIAKEAVIIGGQLQDSTYGEYAEEMAMFNRAFLEVMLEGDADGRIFSFPIPTYNVTKDFPWESEEGKLLLKMTAKYGAPYFQNFINSDLNPEDVRSMCCRLQMDLREIRKKTGGLFGAGDLTGSIGVVTLNLPKLAYLAHNEEDFMDLVTEYARLASESLEFKRKVVQQNLDAGMFPFSRRYLKNGFKGHFSTIGLIGGHEACMNLLHKGLDTPSGSRLMQRVLKLLRRLVVEFQEDTGNLYNLEATPGEGTCYRLAKIDKELYADIHTSGDETPYYTNSTLLPVGISSDVFFALEHQNELQTLYNGGTVFHTFLGEAAPNEESVKNFLIKAMSKTKIPYISVTPTFSVCEDHGYIYGEHFNCPTCDKETEVYTRVVGYYRPVGRWNKGKQQEYKDRIEYSKQSFCSSPCEPACEPAA; encoded by the coding sequence ATGCCCAGCAAAATCCTCAAACGAGACGGATGCATCGAGACCTGGTCCACCAAACGGATCGGCAACGCCATCTTCAAGGCCCTCAAGGGCAGCGGCATCAAAGACCCGCTGCTGGCAGAGCGCCTGGCCGGCAAGGTTGCCAAGAAACTGAAAGACGTGGACGTCCCGGAGCAGGAACAGGTCCAGGACATGGTTCAGGAGGTCCTCATGGAGGCCCGCCTGTACAAGGTCGCCGAGCGGTACATCATCTATCGCGAAAAGCGTCGTGAACTGCGTTCCCAGGACGAGGCGTTCCTGGACATCGCCAAGGTCACCGACGGCTACCTGAACAACGTGGACTGGCGGGTCAACGAAAACTCCAACATGACCCACTCCTTCCAGGGCTTGATCCTGCACATGGCCGGTTCGGTCCAGGCCCGGTACATGCTCGAGAAGTACCCCGAGGAAGTCCGCCTGGCCCATACCCACGGCTACTTCCACATTCACGACCTTTCCTTCGGCCTGGCCGGATACTGCTCGGGCTGGTCCCTGCGCGACCTGCTGCTCGAAGGATTCAACCTGCGCGACCGCTGCTCATCCACCCCGGCCAAGCACTTTGACGCGGCCTGCGGACAGATGGTCAACTTTCTCGGCACCCTGCAGAACGAATGGGCCGGTGCACAGGCCTTCAACAACGTGGACACCTACCTCGCCCCGTTCATCCGCAACGACGGACTGAGCTACCACGACGTCAAGCAGCAGGTTCAGAAACTGCTCCACAACCTCAACGCCACCTCGCGCTGGGGCGGACAGTCGCCGTTCACCAACTTCACCCTGGACTTTGTGCCGCCCGCGCACATCGCCAAGGAAGCGGTCATCATCGGCGGCCAGCTTCAGGACTCCACCTACGGCGAGTACGCCGAAGAGATGGCCATGTTCAACCGGGCCTTCCTGGAAGTCATGCTTGAAGGCGACGCGGACGGGCGCATCTTCTCCTTCCCCATCCCCACGTACAACGTGACCAAGGACTTCCCCTGGGAATCCGAGGAAGGCAAGCTGCTCCTGAAGATGACCGCCAAGTACGGCGCGCCCTACTTCCAGAACTTCATCAACTCGGACCTCAACCCCGAGGACGTGCGCTCCATGTGCTGCCGTCTGCAGATGGACCTGCGTGAAATCCGCAAGAAGACCGGCGGTCTGTTCGGCGCGGGCGACCTGACCGGGTCCATCGGCGTGGTCACCCTGAACCTGCCCAAGCTGGCCTATCTGGCCCACAACGAGGAAGACTTCATGGACCTGGTCACCGAGTACGCCCGGTTGGCCTCCGAGTCCCTGGAGTTCAAGCGCAAGGTGGTCCAGCAGAACCTGGACGCGGGCATGTTCCCGTTCTCCCGGCGCTACCTCAAGAACGGCTTCAAGGGCCACTTCTCGACCATCGGTCTCATCGGCGGCCACGAGGCGTGCATGAACCTGCTGCACAAGGGCCTCGACACCCCGTCCGGCTCCCGGTTGATGCAGCGGGTGCTCAAGCTCCTGCGCCGACTCGTCGTCGAGTTCCAGGAGGACACCGGCAACCTGTACAACCTCGAGGCCACTCCGGGCGAAGGCACCTGCTACCGCCTGGCCAAGATCGACAAGGAACTGTACGCCGATATCCACACCTCCGGCGACGAAACCCCGTACTACACCAACTCCACCCTGCTGCCCGTAGGCATCAGCTCGGACGTCTTCTTCGCCCTGGAACACCAGAACGAACTGCAGACGCTGTACAACGGGGGCACGGTCTTCCATACCTTCCTGGGCGAGGCCGCCCCGAACGAGGAGAGCGTGAAGAACTTCCTGATCAAGGCCATGAGCAAGACCAAAATCCCGTACATCTCGGTCACCCCGACCTTCTCGGTGTGCGAGGACCACGGCTACATCTACGGCGAGCACTTCAACTGCCCGACCTGCGACAAGGAGACCGAGGTCTACACCCGTGTGGTCGGCTACTATCGTCCGGTGGGCCGCTGGAACAAGGGCAAGCAGCAGGAGTACAAGGACCGCATCGAGTACTCGAAGCAAAGCTTCTGCTCGTCCCCCTGCGAGCCCGCCTGCGAGCCCGCGGCCTGA